In Mucilaginibacter sp. KACC 22063, the genomic stretch TCCGCATTAAAATACGGGCCGTATCAGGCATAGTCATGTGTATTTTTTAAAAAGGCGGCTCGCCTTTTAGCTGATGGTAAAGTGGCAAAAAGCCTACGGGCACTTTACTTTCGTGAAAGTTTTTGCAATAATATACCTGCAGGTTAAGTTCTGCACGGCCGTTACGTTTTACAATAATATCAGGCAATTGGGTTACACTGTCAAAAAATGGCATAGCGTCTTCCTGTATAGTACCTGCATGGTCCTGGCTGATCACCACCGCATCTTTACCAACCAGAGTAAGCGGATTGACCAGAAAAGCCAGGTTGCGCGGGTCGCGGTCAAAAACCACAACGGGTTTCTGCCCTTTTAAAGCCCAGTCTACCTTACCGGTAAGCCACCAGCGGGTGCCGCCTGCAAATACTTTATTGTTATTAAGCCAGCCTTCTTTTTTAAAGCGTGTAAGAATGTCATCATAATCAACCCCTTGCATGGTAGGGTCGCTGTTGCTGTTGCCCAGGCTAACCACCCATCTGGGGCCATAGGCTTGCCAGAAACCGGTAACTTGGTGCAGGTTAAGAATTGTAACAATAACTACCGTGAAGATAGTAGTAAACCGTAGCCATCTGCGGGTGCGCCTTGATGCAAGTGGCTCGTTACTGCTTAGACTTTGATCAATAGCATAACCCAAAGGCATAAATAACATTAAATACCCAGGTGCCTGCCAGTGGAAGTGATATTGCAGGTCGCTCCATAAAGTAACCAGTGTAAAAAACACAATGGGTAATACAGATGTCCACATAAAGAAGCTGTAAGTTTCGGATATTTTACGATCCTTATAACTTTTAACAAGCTGGCCCATTATAGGTACCCATATCCATGGCAGCAACCATACGGCTTGTCCGGCAATGCTGCGGAAAAACCAATCGAAGTGAAGCTTAAAGTGCCCATGCTGAGCGCCCGCCCGTGAACCCTGGAATACAAATGAAACCCAGTGGTTATGGTAGTTCCACCAGAATATGGGAAATGCAAATGCCAGCGAAATTAATATAGCCAGGTATGGCCCCGGGTGTTTAAGCCAATGCCTTTGATCTGTATTATTGATGATGAAGAGAAACACTCCCACAAACAGGAACAATACATGATATTTGCTTAGTGTGGCCAATCCCATGCTGATGCCGATCAGGATCCACAAAAAATAGATGTGTGTGTTGCTGCGCTTAGCCGTTGTACCGTCGCTGTTTTTATTAAACAATAGCTGGACTATAAAATAAGTGCTTAGCAGCCAAAAGAACATCAGCGGTGCATCGGGTTGAAACCAGCAGGCTACAGGGACTGTAAACACTGCGCTAAGATTTAATATCACTACCGCCCAAAAACCGGAACGGGCGTTAAAGATCATCCGGGTAATTAAGAAGAGCAGCCATGATGTACCTGCAAATAGTAATACCGATGGGAACCTCAGCCCCAAAGTGTTTAACCCTAATGTTTTAATGCTTAGCCAGCCTAACCAGAAAAATAAAGGTGGCTGATCAAAATAACTAAGGTCAAGCTGCAATGCCCCGCGAAAGTAATAGGATTCGCCTATGCCCAAACCGGTGTATTTGGCAATTAAAACGCGGATAATAAAAGTGCTGATAATGAGTATCAGCGTATGTTTTTGGGCAACAGTTTCAGTTGTGATTTTCATAAAGGGGTATTAATTGCAACGGCTGCCGCTATCAACATCAATGAAATTGCCATAGATCCTATTTAAAAAAAATTGTAAAAAGCTACGCCCTGGCACCAAACTGTAATGAGTAAAGCAAAAATCCGTGAGCCAAAAATCAATAAAAAGTAAAACATCCAACAGTAAGGAGTCAAACTATGTTAAAAAATGAAATTGTACTGAGAATTGAATGGCTCTTATAGGATTGGAAGTGGAAAAAATTAACTGAACGGAAATAATAACAGTCTCACCAAGTCTGATATTCACAATTTCAGCCACCTTTAGTTTTGGTCATTAGCCCGAATGAACGCTAATTCTGAAAATTGACTTCCCATCTAAATTATTTTACTGTCAATAGCGCGTTGCAGCGCTTCTGTCATGTTACCAACCTGCAACTTTTCAAATATGCGGCGCCTGTAATATTTAATGGTATCCGGAACTACAAACAGTTTCTCTGCAATGGCATTGATAGCAAACCCCCGGGCATGAAGCCGCAATACTTCCAGTTCCCTTTTGTTTAGCTGCGGAGTAACCGATTTGCGCCAAACGCCTTGTGCTGTATCTAATTCCCATCTTTCTGTAGTACCCTGCTTATAAATGTAAATGTTACCGGCATCTTTTTGATAAGAGATGGATACGATACACATGGCTAACTGTATCTTATTGTCGGCATTGATGAACAGCGGTGTAAGTTTATGGTTGATCAGCAACTGATCGCCGTCTTTAGTATTCAGATGAAAGTCGTAAGTGATCGTATACAGGCTCCGCTCCTCCGGGACGATCTTGTCATAGAAATCGAACCCTGCATTATTAATATTAGTAAGCAGTTCAAGGTCGCTTTCGGGTACGTTCCTGAAGTAAAACTCGTACCCCATTGCCAGCACTTCCCCGGGTGTATATCCGCATAAGAATAATGGGTTTTCAGAAACGTATTCGAATCCCATTTTTTCATAATCAATAATATAAATGCTTTCGTACGTCAGACGCGAAAAGGCGCTGATTGCAGGAAGGTAATCTTTTGGCTGGGGCCTTTGATTATCAGCTCCCGGCTTAATCTTATTCTTGGTAAGGAGGCTTGTAAAGTCTTTATGAGTCATAAAGTAATGTTGAAGGCAATTTACAAATCTACACGCTGGTGTAGTACCTCAAAATAATTTAATGCTCAATTTTAGGTTGTTGCTATTACCATTGGCAGCAGCATTAATGCAATAAATAAAGAACTACAATAACGAAAATAGTAAAGATGATGATGGAACATTTGGCGGCTAACTGTTTAAACTGCGGAAACCTGGTGACAGAAAAATACTGCGGCAATTGCGGGCAGGTTTCCAGTACACACCGTTACTCATTAAAGCATGTGGTTGCGCACGATTTTATACATGGTGTGTGGCATGTTGATAAGGGTGTTTTGTTTACGATTAAACAGTTATTTACTAATCCAGGGAACAGTACAAGGGCATACATACTGGGTAAAAGGGTTAATTACTTTAACTTCATAACTCTTATGCTGCTCATTTTGGGAGTATCAAGTGTGGTTGCGCATTACACTCATATTAGGATGATTGACCTAGTACCGGAGGCCAGTAAACATGCCATAAACGCGTTCGAAGAATTTTCTGTAAAATATCCTAAGGTAATATTGTTAATCACCATACCTATCACTTCTTTTTTTAGTTTGGTATGGTTTAGAAAAGCAAAGTTCAATTATGCAGAGCATTTGGTGCTAAACTCCTACAAAACTTCAGCAGAGTTAATTGTAGCCTTGCTGTTTACAGTGATCACCATCTTTTATACCAATATACAGGTACTTATAGGCATTTATTACATAGGCATTGCCGGCTTCACTTTCTTCTACGGGATATGGTTCTACTACCAGTTTTTCTCTAAATCAGGATATTCTAAAAAGGCCTTGCTGATCAGGTCCATCATGGTGTCGGTCTCTTTTCCATTACTTTCATTTCTGATCGGAATAGTTATCGGGATGATGAAGTTTACAGGGCATTAAGATACGAATTTCCATACTCAGGAAGCATTTAATAACACTGTTGTTCGTAAAGTCATCAACAAATTTTAATCAAATAAAACAAATTAAATCAACCGTTGTCATAAAATGACTAACGGTCACTTTATGCGTGTTAAAAATAAACATCTTCCCAAGCCAGACAGGGAACAACAAATTATCAATGCAGCAGATTATGTATTGACCAATGTTGGCGCACGGGATTTTACAATTGATAAAGTAGTGGCTCATTTGGGTGTAGCCAAGGGAACTATCTACAAATATTATAACAGTAAGGATGACTTGCTTGCAGAGGTGAGCGTTAAAGCACTGAATATATTACTTGACTATTTTAAAGCAGCTGTGGAGGAAGAAAACGATATGTTGGAAGCTTTAAAAGCACTAATACTGGCACTCTATAAATTCTACCTGAAGTATCCGAAACAGTTTGAGCTTTTTATTTATATGGAAAGGCCAGATTTTAGTAGTAATGTGCAAAACTATGTGAATATCAGCTTGCAACTGAAAAATCATTTTACCAGTTACCTGGTAAAATGCCAGTCGGCGGGCTTGATTAAAAAAGACTTAGACCCTTCATACTGTACTTATATGATTTGGGGAAGCAGTATGGGTTTGCTGAATTTTATAGAAGCTAAGAAAGTCTTTATTGAAGAGATTGTGAAACTACGCAGAGAAGATCTGCTTATAATGTACTCAGAAATTATAGTAAGCGGACTTAAAGCATAAATTTTTTTAACCCAAAAGTGACTGATGGTCATTTTTTGATCATGGTAAAGCATGACCTCCTGTGATATCTAAGCATTCAATTAAAAAAACAGAAAATAAAACGACGAAATTATGATTTTAGTAACCGGAGCTACAAGTGTTATTGGGCAAAAGCTATGTCAATTACTGGCTGAAAATAACAAAGCATTTCGTGCGATGTGCCGCAAAGAAGAGCAATTAGAAAAATTCCGCAAGCAGGGCATCGACGCTGTTTTGGGTGATTTTGAGAATCCCGAAAGCTTGAGAACGGCCATGAAAGGCTGTAGTAGTTTATTTTTGGTGAGCGCGCCTAATGAGAATCAGCTTGAATGTGAAACGAAGGCTATTGACGTGGCAAAAGAAGAACAGATTGCTTACATTGTGAGAGTTTCTGCCTCTGACGCAAATTTGAGGACATTAGTGCCCTGGGCAAAAGCTCACGCTTATATAGACCATCACCTTCGTGCATCTGGTATAGCGTGGACGATACTCAAGCCAACTGCGTTTATGCAAAACTTTTTAACCATGACCAAGCCAATCTCCAAAGGCTTTTTGCCGCAGGTTGGTGGTAAAGGGCTTGTGGGCTACATTGATGCGCAGGATATAGGTATTGTTGCTTATCATGTTTTAACACAAGACCATCACAAAAGGGCTACTTATTATCTTAACGGTCCTGAAGCTTTAGATATGAAAGAGATCGCTTTAAAAATATCAGAAGCTATAAGTAAAAAAGTACGGTATATACATCTGCCTTCATTAGCATTTCGCATTTTATTGAGGACATTCGGAGCATCCCGATGGTTAGCTAACGGACTTGTTGTACAATATGCAGAAGTGGTTGCAAAAAACCATGATCATGATCTTAGTGAAGAAGTTTATAGACTAACTAATTGTCAGCCGCGTTCATTTAGTGATTTTGCAAATGAGCACAAGGATGCTTTCTTAAATTTAAAATCCTGATGTAATGATAAACCATTAATTAACGGTCGATTTTAAAGCGTGCTGTATGTCGTAGGGTTAGGTCACTGTAAAGTTTATTGATCCAGGGAAATCAAGAGGTTGCTGTGGGTCAATAAGCTTTATGTATAAGACGTTACGCCATTAACCATATTCATATAAGGTCCGGCTTCTGCTGTTTTTAAGCCAGCTATAGCGGCTCCGTTAAGAAATACTTAACTAAGTATATAACAGCGCTAACGTGTTGAAAGTGTTACTCTTAGGCTTTGATTGATAATATTTCAAAGAAATTAAAAGTTTGTTGCCTATGTTTTTTAAAATACAGTTAAACGTTATCAATTTATTAAGGGAGATGGGGTGGTTAATATAATGATCATCTATTCACAACCTAACAATAACCTGCAACGAAAAACCACTTAACATAGTACTTGCAATTTTGGCGCAACCAAATTGTTACACATGTTAAGTACTAAAACTTTCTTTTCCAGAATATGCCTTATGTGCCTGTTCTGCTTTGTGTTTGTCACGGCGGGTTTTGCCCAAACTAACCTGGCCACAATATCTGGTAAGGTAACAGGCCCTGATGGGGCAGTTTTACCTAATGCCACCATTACAGTAAAAAACGAGTCGACAGGTTTTACAATTAAAACTGCATCAAACTCCAAAGGTGCATTTTTATTAAAAGAGATTCCACTTGGTTCTCCGTATAGCATTACGGTAGCAACCGTAGGAATGGCTACTCAGAAACAAACCGGTTTTGCGTTAAACCAAGGCGATTTGCTTCAGGTCTCTTTCAACATGAAAGAAAAAGTTCAGGAATTAAACGTTGTAGAGGTAACTGCTGCTACTACACGTAACCGTGTGGAAAATATCGGATCTTCAACCGCTGTAACGGCAAGGGATATTGCCAAATTACCTGTTAATGGTCGTAATTTTACCACACTTGCAGATTTATCTCCGCTTAGCTCGGGAGGCAGCCTTAATGGTCAGCTTGCTTCTGCAACCAATTATACAATTGATGGTATGTCGGCCCGCAGTACGATAGCAGGTGGTCTGCCAACCGGTGCTTATTCTATATCGCTTGAAGCCGTGCGTGAGTTTCAGGTAGTTACCAACCAATATGATGTAACCTTAGGTAATGCAGGTGGCGGTACCATCAGTACAGTAACCAAATCGGGTACTAACGTATTATCAGGAAGCGCATTTGCCTATGCACGTACCAACTGGCTTTCGAGCCCGTATGGTTTAAACGGATTAAAGCGTAACCAGTCATTCTCTACCTATCAGTACGGTTTCTCTTTAGGAGGCCCTATTGTTAAAGATAAGGCACAGTTTTTTGTCGCCTGGGATCATCAGGCCGATTCAAGGCCCTTGTATATTGCTAATATTCAATCTGCAGATGACGAGAAGCGTAACAACGTAACACAGTCAACCCTTGATAATTTCTTAACCATAGCCAGGGCTAAATACGGGGTAGCTAATACGCCGCAGTTTGGCCAGTTTGATAAATTTAAGAATACCCATGCAGCGTTTGCCCGTATCGACTGGCAAATCAATTCAAAAAACCTGTTCACGATCAGGGATAATTTTATCTATGATCTGGACAACCAATCAGACGGTGACAATACCGCCATTAACCTTTACGAGGTATACAGTACCCGTAAAAGTATGAACAACAGCGTAATGGCATCTTTAAGAAGTACTTTAAGCCCTACGCTAACCAACGAATTAAAAGTACAGCACTACTGGGAGTACAACAAGCTATTTGCCAACAGCCAATTACCTGCTGATAATATTCCCCGTGCTATTGTACAAAATATTAGCTCAGTTGCGGCAGACGGCTCTACTTATACTACAGCCATACAACTTGGCGGGCAGCGTTATGGTAACGACTACTTTAACAACAACGTTGCACAGTTAGTTGACAATGTTTACTGGACTGTTGGTAAATACAACTTCACTTTAGGTGGCGGCTTATCATTCACTAATCAAAATTCAATTTATGGTAGTGAAACTAACGGCCGTTTTTATTTTACAGGTTTAACCAATTTTAATAACCTTACCCCATACCGTTTTGCGCGAGATATTTACACTTCTTCAGACAGAAATATAAAGTTCAATATCCTTACGCCTAACATTTATGCGCAGGTACAATCAACCGTTGCGCCCGGGCTTGATGTTACTGCAGGTATACGTGTTGATTACACCGATTACCTTGATCGTGCAAACTTTAACCCTGTTGTGTACCGTACGCTTGGGCTGAATACCTCTAACAAACTGGCTACTTTACAGGTACAGCCACGTGTGCAGGCTACCTGGGATGTAGACCAAAACGGTAAAGACATTATAAGGCTTGGCGGCGGCATACTTGGTTCGGCATTGAACCCGTATTCGATGATCAACAATATGCTTTTTGATGGCTCGCATATTTTAAGCGTTGATTTAACAGGAGCGCAGGTGCCTACGCCAAATTTCCCTGCTTATCGCAAAGATCCTAATACCGCACCGGGTATAGACTTGTTAAATAACCCATCGATACCTAAACTGGCTACCATTAATATGAACGGAAAGGATGCAAAAGTGCCCACCGTATATAAAGCCAATTTATCTTACTCTCACTTTTTTGCGCAAAACTTCCGTGTTACCGTTGCCGGTTACCTTAGCTTAGGCCGTAACAACTACACCTATGTAGACAAAAACATGGTAGACCAGCCTTACTTCCGTATTGCAGCTGAAGATAACCGCGGCGTTTATGTACCGGCAAGCACCATCAATGCATCTAATGGTTCTGCCGACTGGACCCAAGGCCGTAAAACTACCGAAGTTGGCCGTGTGTTAGAATTAGAAAGCTTAGGCAAGGTTAATCAGATGGCTTTTGTTGTTGATGCGGATTACCGTTATTATAAACAAGGCGAAGTGTCTTTCTCTTATACCTGGAACCAAACTAAAGATAATACCTCTTACAACGGTAACGTTGCAAATACTGCAACGCTGGTACAATATGTAAAAGATGATCCGCGTAACCTGAGTGCGGTAAGCTATTCTGATAATCAATTCAGAAACAAGATTGTGCTTTATGGTAGTTCGCCAACATTTCATGGTTTCAGTGCAGGTTTGCGTTTTTCGGGCATAGGTGGTACCAGATATTCATTAACAGTTAATGGTAACGTGAACGGCGACTTTGTGGCAAGTAATGACCTGGCCTATATCTATGACCCTAATGCTGCATCTACACCGCAATATTTAAAAGACGGTATTAATGCCATCCTGAACAATCCCAAGGTTGAAAAAAGCATGAAGAAGTACATAATGAACAGCTATGGTAAAATTGCTGAACGTAATGGCGGTGTTAATCCATTTTATGGTGTGTTTGATCTGCGCCTGATTAAAAAGATCACCGTATACAAAAAACACTATTTGGAAATTACCGGCGACTTGTTCAACGTTAGCAACCTGATCAACAAAAACTGGGGCATTAACCATAACCTGGGTACAACCTCCATTTACACTATTAAGAGTTTTGATGCTGCCAATAAGCAATACGTGTATGCGGTTAATACCAACGCAGGCGTATCAAGTTTAGGAGGTAACCCATACCAGTTCCAGATAGGTGCTAGATATGGTTTTTAAACAAAAGCGCTGTATGAAAATACTTAGATATGCAATCGCACTATTGGCGATTTTGACAGGCGTAAGCGTTAAAGCTGGTGCGCAGTCTGCACCGGCTAAGTATGTGATCCTGGTAACGATTGACGGTTTCAGGCCCGAATTTTACCTGGATAGTACTTATGCTATGCCTACTGTAAGAGAGCTGATGAAAAATGGTGTGGCTGCCGAAGGCTTAAATCCCGTTTTTCCTTCAGTTACTTATCCCGATCATACCACCATGGTAACCGGTGTAACACCCGCCAAACATGGTATTTATTACAATACCCCTTTCGAGCCGGAAGGTGTAACGGGTATATGGTACTGGGATTATAAGTTAATCAAATCTCCCACCCTATGGGATGCTATGCACAAGGCCGGCAAAAAAACGGCATGTGTACGCTGGCCAGTAACGGTTAATGCCCCGATAGATTACCGCATCCCGGAATATTGGAATTATAAGGACATGAGCGATGCCAGGGCATACACAGCTGCTAATACACAGCCCGCATCTTTATGGGCTGAAGTGCAGGAGAAGGCAACAGGACTGCTTACCGCAGATGACTTTAATGCCAATAAAAATGAATTGATACAGGATGAGAATGCCGCTCGTATTGCAGGATATATCATCAGGCAGTATAAGCCAAACTTTACGGCAATTCACCTGGCTTGTACCGATCATTACGAGCATGAATATGGCCGCGATCATTACATGGTGAAAGCATCGGTTGCCGGTGCCGACCGTGCAATTAAAACCCTGTTGGAAAGTGTGAACAGAGCCAACATTGCAGATAGTACGTTGATCATCGTACTAGGCGATCATGGCTTTGAAAATATTTACAGAGGCTTTAATCCAAATTATCTGCTAAAACAGGCAGGCCTGATCACTGATATAAAAACAGGAAACTGGAAAGCACAGTTTCACTCATCGGGCGGGTCATCGTTTTTACAGTTAAAAGATAGTAAGGATAAGGCTACGCTTAAAAAAGTAGAAAGTATACTTGCCCAACAACCTGATTCGGTTAAGTCTTATTACCAGGTCATCAGCAAAGCAGAATTAACAAAGGTTGGCGCCGATCCTAATGTTTCTTTAGCCATTAGCGGTATAAACGGAACAACTATTGGCAACAGGGCCGATTTGTTACTGGAAAAATTAAAAGGCATACATGGAACGCATGGTTTTTACCCGGACCATAGGCAAATACAAACAGGCTTTGTAGCATTTGGCCCCGGACTTAAAAAGGGAGTAGTGATACCTGTAATGAATATGGTTGATATCGCTCCATTGATAAGTAAACTTGCCGGTGTCGATTTGCAGGGTACCGATGGTAAATTATATCCTCAAATGTTTAAGTAGCACGCAGAATACTGCACGTATTTATAAACTAAGCAGCCTCCTGAAGGTATACACTTTCAGGGGGCTTTGCTTTGAGATTAGCTAAGTGCTACCAATAGGTTGTGTAAGTAAGTCTTATTGGTGGGATAATGAAGCCTCAGTGAATTTAATTCGGAAGCAAGCAAAATAATTCATATCTTCAATAAAAAGTTTTATGCCTGATACCGGAAGCTCTGTTACCCTCGTGAATAATGATAATTCAATAATACATGTGTATGATATGGTCTATACGTGGCCTTATTCTGGTAACTGGGATCATGATAACCAATTCCTTGTATCATTAAATATAGGGGAATCATTTAGGCTTGATTTGATCAGAGATAAAACCTACCAAATAATGGCTTATGCTGAAAAAAATCCAAAATCTAAGAAAATTCGATTAAACATGACATCAACTTATAGTTATGGCTCGCATACAACGATTCCCATACCTTAAAAGATAGTTTTGTAGCTTCAGGCATTCTTTCTGCGTTTCGAGTGCGATCGTGAGATCAGCCTTTACCCAATACTTTCTATTATATAGACTACCGGTGAGTTCAAACCACAGCTTATTTATAAGCACAGACGTATTTACCCTTAAGGTTAAATACGATTACCTGTTGATGGCTTGCGGCTCTGAGCAATGATATAAATAACTAAAATCGCGGTTAAACCTGCTATCCCCATTATTTTAAACGCCATTGTGATGGAGTGAAGGCTGCTGATTTGGGTGAAGATCAATAACCCGAGCGAAACAAAGCCACTGTCTGAGATAATGACGGCCATAACCTTTCCCCTGATTGCAGTAGGGGTATGCAATTGAAATCGGATACGGCTGATACTTCTGAAAAGCTGGCTGAACAGGCCTAACAGAAAGATGATGACAAACACGGAAATGTTATTTGAAATAAAGCTCAGGATGACTAACAAACAGCAAGCGGCCAGCCCGATCCATTGCCACGCCTTTTCAAGTTTTGAAGAGCCGATTTTAGCAATCAGCATACCGCTAAGCACCGCTCCTGCACTTTCTGCTCCGCTAAGCCAGCCATACTGGCGGGTATCCCAATGCAAATGATTTTTAATATAAAGCGGCATCATGGCAGAGAACGGAAAAAGTACCAGCATGAGTGCAATGCTGAGCAGCAAACTGAATTTTAGCAGCGGAACACGATTGATATATCTCAGCGCATTGATATAACCGGCCGGTTTAGGGTTACTTACTTCTGTATTATCTCTTGCAATACGCGGTATACCGAACAAGATGAAAAATGCAGGCAACTGCAATAGCATATCTATGAACAAAAGCCTGCGAAACCCTAAGCTTTCCATGGTGTAGCCTACAATAAGTGGGGCCACTATAGCGGCCAGGTTTAAGCTGGAAGCATACAGCCCTACTGCTTTTGCAATTTCAGATTTAGGTACAATATCTGGTAAAATCGCATTACGGATGCTGGGCTCTGCACTGTCGAATGCATTTCTCAAAAACACTACGCCAACCAGAAATAACCAGTGCAGGTGATTGATCTGCCAGATGACGGCCAGTTGCAGCCCGGTTGCCAGCAGAAGGCCGCCGTATACCAATAGCAGCAGCAGGCGGCGGTCAAAACGGTCTGCCAGGTACCCGCCTACAAAACTCATGAAAAAGCGCGGAACAGTTCTGGCAAAGAAAATCCATCCTAATATTTTAGCAGAGTCTATAGTATCTACAACGTACCAGCCCAAAGCGGCCAGGGTAACGTAATCGCCCAGCGCACCTAAAAATGAGCAGGCAAGGAAGCGCCTGTAGAAGCGGACTCCCTGTGCCTTGTCAGCTTCTACAGGTTGAGTGCTATATATTAGCATTAAACATCGGGTTAGTGATCTGTGTATATAATGTCCGCTCTTCAATGCGCATTTTGAGCAGTGGCTTAATAGCCCAGGTTTGTGTCTGTAATTTGTGCTTTAACAGCATTTTTACAGATGGCTTTGCAGGGCAGTCGTCAATGATCTGGATACAAAGCTGACCAACCTGCTGCCATAGCGCGTCAGGGTCAAGATGAAAGTACCCGTCTGCCAGTAAAACAAACTCTTGTACAAGGTGATCAAAAAGCGTATGACTCAATTCGGCAAAAGCGTCCTCATTATTCATAATCGTTGCTTCCATATCTTCGAAATGCATCAGTTCATCATTAAAGGGAAAAACTCCCTTAACAACCTGTATGCTTCCCAAATCGCGGTAAACCAATGCCACCGGGTTGTAATTAAGATCAAAAGCTAATAATGAATTTTGGCTGTGCATATCAAGCGCAATGCCGAATTGCAGAAAGAGTTGCATGGGCAACTCGAGCAAATGCGTAAACAACTGCATGAAGTATTGCTCTGCGGGCATGCCAGACAGATGAATGAAACGCGCCAATAAAGGTATAGGATTAGCTGTTGTGGTATGGAAAAGCGCCGCCGCAACTACCATTGTTTCTTCATTACGGGCATAGCACAAAGGGTCTTCTCTAAGCATAAATGACAGTTGCGGCCTGTTATGCCCATCGGCCTTAATGTGAGCGGCGCAATGATCCTTTACTATGCGCCCGCTTCCATTGATAATCGCCGGAACCAGGGTCTCGGCTTGCTTCAAAAAGTCACTGAAAATAAGTCCGTTGTACAGATCTCGAAGCGACAAGGTTCTTTTTACACTGGTTGCCTGGATATCAACAGGTACCTTAATGTGCATCAGCGGTAATGTTGGCGCTTCCGGCAGTGCTGCTGTACGTAATGATAAGGTGGGTTGGACATGGAGT encodes the following:
- a CDS encoding IucA/IucC family protein, with the translated sequence MKTITLPTALPQPTARNLQEAQQEILKRLIRAFVRETPGIKTIPANAVPNYTDSYKIIIDQPAEIILTVNKILQPSGRAWINVIQHKENERHNLNILDLLSLVLSIWQASASQIKQITAELQNCYNCMALAFAWEIQNMPLIHTWITLVCNTQKDLKKRRDALLYSEAIPFTGHPIHVCSKTKIGFTNEDNLAYNPEFAPKVGLKILAVHRRHIIARGNFNLWQQYISQVLPISTLNDYVYFPVHPWQYQHLLQSELYADLLNKKELILLNDIQLHVQPTLSLRTAALPEAPTLPLMHIKVPVDIQATSVKRTLSLRDLYNGLIFSDFLKQAETLVPAIINGSGRIVKDHCAAHIKADGHNRPQLSFMLREDPLCYARNEETMVVAAALFHTTTANPIPLLARFIHLSGMPAEQYFMQLFTHLLELPMQLFLQFGIALDMHSQNSLLAFDLNYNPVALVYRDLGSIQVVKGVFPFNDELMHFEDMEATIMNNEDAFAELSHTLFDHLVQEFVLLADGYFHLDPDALWQQVGQLCIQIIDDCPAKPSVKMLLKHKLQTQTWAIKPLLKMRIEERTLYTQITNPMFNANI
- a CDS encoding alkaline phosphatase family protein, with translation MKILRYAIALLAILTGVSVKAGAQSAPAKYVILVTIDGFRPEFYLDSTYAMPTVRELMKNGVAAEGLNPVFPSVTYPDHTTMVTGVTPAKHGIYYNTPFEPEGVTGIWYWDYKLIKSPTLWDAMHKAGKKTACVRWPVTVNAPIDYRIPEYWNYKDMSDARAYTAANTQPASLWAEVQEKATGLLTADDFNANKNELIQDENAARIAGYIIRQYKPNFTAIHLACTDHYEHEYGRDHYMVKASVAGADRAIKTLLESVNRANIADSTLIIVLGDHGFENIYRGFNPNYLLKQAGLITDIKTGNWKAQFHSSGGSSFLQLKDSKDKATLKKVESILAQQPDSVKSYYQVISKAELTKVGADPNVSLAISGINGTTIGNRADLLLEKLKGIHGTHGFYPDHRQIQTGFVAFGPGLKKGVVIPVMNMVDIAPLISKLAGVDLQGTDGKLYPQMFK
- a CDS encoding MFS transporter, whose translation is MLIYSTQPVEADKAQGVRFYRRFLACSFLGALGDYVTLAALGWYVVDTIDSAKILGWIFFARTVPRFFMSFVGGYLADRFDRRLLLLLVYGGLLLATGLQLAVIWQINHLHWLFLVGVVFLRNAFDSAEPSIRNAILPDIVPKSEIAKAVGLYASSLNLAAIVAPLIVGYTMESLGFRRLLFIDMLLQLPAFFILFGIPRIARDNTEVSNPKPAGYINALRYINRVPLLKFSLLLSIALMLVLFPFSAMMPLYIKNHLHWDTRQYGWLSGAESAGAVLSGMLIAKIGSSKLEKAWQWIGLAACCLLVILSFISNNISVFVIIFLLGLFSQLFRSISRIRFQLHTPTAIRGKVMAVIISDSGFVSLGLLIFTQISSLHSITMAFKIMGIAGLTAILVIYIIAQSRKPSTGNRI